A genomic region of Zea mays cultivar B73 chromosome 6, Zm-B73-REFERENCE-NAM-5.0, whole genome shotgun sequence contains the following coding sequences:
- the LOC100304406 gene encoding Protein NUCLEAR FUSION DEFECTIVE 4-like, giving the protein MDDERRRRTKREEADGEWRRWAVLVASVWIQALTGTNFDFSAYSSALKSALGVSQEALNYLATASDLGKALGWSSGLALLHMPLHAVLLASAALGLAAYAAQYYCLVFVSPAALAAVPYPLVFLVCLVAGCSICWFNTVCFVLCIRSFSTSNRSLALSLSISFNGLSAAFYALFANAISPFTPTIYLLLNAVLPLAVSVLALPAILLCHTGDSNNHLRSAPRPQDRRVFLGLYILAVITGVYLVIFGSFTTTGPAAWVILTGAMVLLALPLIIPACSSCSYFDTQHGTGTTDPASQLNQHDDPNKPLLVSDSHQIEPDGVTQKEPEHQLQGGCCGTILYKGCLAVLGEEHSAKKLIWSVDFWLYYTAYFCGATVGLVYSNNLGQIAQSLHQQSQLTMLLAVYSSCSFFGRLLSALPNLPHRMVSLARTGWLAAALVPMPMAFFLMWKQQDVGALVAGTAMVGLSSGFIFAAAVSVTSELFGPNSIGVNHNILITNIPLGSLLYGQIAAMVYDANGQRMTLMDNRTGIIDTMIVCMGVKCYSTTFLVWGCITLLGLVSSVVLFIRTKPAYAAAGRSSCKHLHQVSS; this is encoded by the exons ATGGACGACGAGCGGCGGAGGAGGACGAAGCGGGAGGAGGCGGACGGCGAGTGGCGGCGCTGGGCGGTGCTGGTGGCGTCGGTGTGGATCCAGGCGCTGACGGGCACCAACTTCGACTTCTCGGCCTACTCGTCGGCGCTCAAGTCGGCGCTGGGCGTGTCGCAGGAGGCGCTCAACTACCTGGCGACGGCGTCGGACCTGGGCAAGGCGCTGGGCTGGTCCTCGGGGCTGGCGCTGCTGCACATGCCGCTGCACGCCGTGCTGCTGGCGTCGGCCGCGCTGGGGCTCGCCGCCTACGCCGCGCAGTACTACTGCCTCGTGTTCGTCagcccggccgccctcgccgcCGTCCCATACCCTCTG GTGTTCCTGGTCTGCCTGGTGGCGGGGTGCAGCATCTGCTGGTTCAACACGGTGTGCTTCGTCCTCTGCATCCGCAGCTTCTCCACGAGCAACCGCTCCCTGGCCCTCTCCCTCTCGATAAGCTTCAACGGTCTCAGCGCCGCCTTCTACGCGCTCTTCGCAAACGCCATCTCACCCTTCACCCCAACCATCTACCTCCTCCTCAACGCGGTCCTCCCTCTCGCCGTCTCCGTCCTCGCGCTCCCAGCGATCCTCCTCTGCCACACAGGCGACAGCAACAACCACCTCCGCAGCGCGCCCAGGCCGCAGGACAGGCGCGTCTTCCTCGGCCTCTACATCCTCGCGGTCATCACCGGCGTGTATCTCGTGATCTTTGGGTCTTTCACCACGACCGGCCCCGCCGCGTGGGTCATCCTCACGGGCGCCATGGTCCTCCTCGCTCTCCCTCTCATCATCCCCGCCTGCTCCAGCTGCTCCTATTTCGATACACAACATGGCACAGGCACCACTGACCCTGCATCGCAACTGAACCAGCATGATGACCCAAACAAACCACTCCTTGTCAGTGACAGCCATCAGATCGAGCCTGATGGCGTGACGCAGAAAGAACCGGAGCACCAGCTGCAGGGCGGTTGTTGTGGAACCATACTGTACAAGGGCTGCCTGGCGGTTCTTGGTGAGGAGCATAGCGCAAAGAAACTCATCTGGAGTGTGGACTTCTGGCTCTACTACACAGCCTACTTCTGTGGAGCCACTGTTGGTCTCGTATACAGCAACAACCTGGGCCAGATCGCGCAGTCACTGCACCAGCAATCGCAGCTCACCATGTTACTCGCTGTGTACTCATCCTGCTCCTTCTTCGGCCGACTTCTCTCTGCGCTCCCCAACTTGCCTCACAG GATGGTATCACTTGCTCGGACAGGGTGGCTCGCTGCTGCATTGGTGCCCATGCCAATGGCATTCTTCCTGATGTGGAAACAACAGGACGTAGGCGCTCTGGTAGCAGGAACAGCGATGGTTGGCCTGAGCTCAGGATTCATCTTCGCCGCAGCAGTGTCAGTGACATCCGAGCTCTTTGGACCAAACAGCATCGGTGTGAACCACAACATCCTGATCACCAACATCCCGCTGGGGTCACTCCTCTATGGGCAGATCGCCGCCATGGTGTACGACGCGAATGGACAAAGGATGACACTGATGGATAATCGCACTGGCATCATTGACACCATGATTGTGTGCATGGGGGTGAAGTGCTACTCGACCACCTTCCTCGTGTGGGGTTGCATCACATTGCTGGGGTTAGTGTCGAGCGTAGTTCTGTTCATAAGAACAAAACCGGCTTATGCTGCTGCTGGTCGGTCGAGTTGTAAGCACCTTCACCAAGTTTCCAGTTAA